A genomic segment from Papaver somniferum cultivar HN1 unplaced genomic scaffold, ASM357369v1 unplaced-scaffold_3, whole genome shotgun sequence encodes:
- the LOC113341515 gene encoding uncharacterized protein LOC113341515 gives MNKLNFKQAQQKLGFTINGIKKSDPKATSEGTRKPLKRNCKPIIFRQVHQPEPGISITPNKKLDPKATSESTSKPLKRCLKEITSSTAPPPAAKEQKLDEICRVSYAETSFSSENVDDKEEEEELAEKRKEEEEELAKKRKEKEEELTRKRKKEEELAKKRKEEKEWVTVYGFNPRDADLVLRELRSCGVILKHVRDLDDGNWMHILFKRRSDAQKALGKSWMKINGGLIVGVKPLDPVDKHKVNEDDLNKQDDLDLRLLHRSAAYFFILGSTGNVYTVRLSRKPSCNCPDSAFPCTHILFVYTRVLNLPYRGGDCTASLLTAVINTKATAPETLASARLRNRFHHPFLMSKVGPQVGPPPPMVKLGDDATCSFDGCIVPFMVNGNQTDSEATEDEDADEDNQDWGIVQCGTCRTVGHKECLAFSSTFRGLKVLTCMICEKECWMDRSVLDSYPNLAANLSDDEGDQDVVE, from the exons ATGAACaaactaaattttaaacaagCTCAACAGAAACTAG ggtttactaTCAATGGTATCAAGAAATCAGATCCCAAAGCTACATCAGAAGGTACCCGCAAACCGTTGAAACGAAACTGTAAGCCAATTATTTTCAGACAAGTTCACCAACCAGAACCAG GGATTTCTATTACTCCGAACAAGAAATTGGATCCGAAAGCTACATCAGAAAGTACTAGCAAACCATTGAAACGATGTTTGAAGGAAATTACTTCGTCTACTGCTCCTCCTCCTGCAGCTAAAGAGCAGAAATTGGACGAGATTTGCAGGGTCTCTTATGCGGAAACTAGTTtttcttccgagaatgttgatgacaaggaagaggaggaggaattggcggaaaaaagaaaggaagaggaggaggaattggcaaaaaaaagaaaggaaaaggagGAGGAATTgacaagaaaaagaaagaaagaggaggaattggcgaaaaaaagaaaggaagagAAGGAATGGGTTACCGTATATGG GTTTAACCCACGTGATGCAGACTTGGTATTGCGTGAATTAAGGTCATGTGGTGTGATACTGAAGCATGTCCGAGATCTAGATGATGGTAACTGGATGCATATTCTTTTTAAG AGACGGAGCGATGCTCAAAAAGCTCTCGGCAAGAGTTGGATGAAGATCAATGGAGGTCTTATTGTGGGTGTAAAGCCACTGGATCCAGTTGACAAACATAAAGTTAATGAAGATGATCTCAACAAACAGGATGACCTGGATCTCCGTCTGCTTCACCGTTCTGCTGCCTATTTCTTCATTTTAGGTTCAACTGGTAATGTGTACACTGTCAGATTATCCAGAAAACCGTCATGCAATTGCCCCGACTCGGCATTCCCATGCACACACATTCTTTTTGTGTATACCCGTGTTCTCAATCTCCCTTACCGTGGTGGTGATTGTACGGCAAGCTTACTTACAGCCGTAATCAACACAAAGGCAACGGCACCTGAAACCCTTGCTAGTGCTCGTCTACGTAATCGCTTTCACCATCCTTTTCTGATGTCGAAAGTGGGTCCCCAGGTTGGCCCCCCTCCGCCAATGGTCAAGTTGGGAGATGATGCTACTTGTTCTTTTGATGGATGTATTGTTCCTTTCATGGTTAATGGAAATCAAACAGATAGCGAGGCAACTGAAGATGAGGACGCTGACGAAGATAATCAAGACTGGGGTATTGTTCAATGTGGGACATGTAGAACTGTGGGACACAAGGAGTGTTTGGCATTTTCGAGTACATTTAGAGGATTGAAGGTACTTACATGCATGATCTGTGAGAAAGAGTGCTGGATGGATCGTTCAGTACTGGATAGCTATCCCAACCTGGCAGCTAACCTTAGCGATGATGAAGGTGACCAAGATGTAGTCGAATGA